The genomic window GTCCAGGCCACCGACGTACATCAGGTTGTCGGATCCGCTCGGGGTGTGGACCAGCCCGATGTCGTGGCTGTCGAGGTCGCCGGTGAACGTGCCGACGAACTCGCCGGTGCCGTCGCGGATCGTGTCGCCGTTGCTGCCGCAGTGCCCGGCGGTCAGGATGAACTCGGCGTCGGCGTTGCGGACCGCGAAGCCGGTGGTGCAGCGGGAGTTGCCGTTGATCTGGTCGGCGCCGCCCTTCCACTGCGGCCAGTCGTCGCGGCGGCTGGTCAGGACCTTCTCCCCCTGGTCGGTCAGCTCGACCGGCACCCCGACCGGCGGGATCTGCGCCGTGGTGAAGCCGGCGCCTCCGCCGGCGACGTCGACGACCACCCGGCTGCCGTCCACGGCGTACTTGATGCGCGGCTTCCCGGCGGCCAGGGAGGTGCGGAGCTCCGCACCAGCCGCGCGCAGCTCGCTCAGCGAGTACGCGGCGCCGGCGATCCGGACGGGGGCCTGCCGGCGCGCGGTGTCGACGGCCCGGCGGACCGGGGCGGGAACCGTGCCCTTCCACCAGAGGACGACCCGGTCGTCCTGGATTTCGAGCCCGGCGTATCCGGTGTCCGCGTCCAGGTCGAGGACGCGCCGGATGGTTCCGGCGGCCTGGACCAGGGGGATCTGCCGGCGGGCCTCGGCGGGGAACTCGAACCGCTGCGAGACCGGCTGCGGGGCCGGTTTCGCGGCGGCGGGTGCGGGAACGCCGGTGAGGATCAGCGCGGCGACGATGCCGAATGCAGTGCCCAGACGCCTGTTGTCGTTCATACGGTGTGCCTCTCCACGTGGGGAACGGATGACCGTTAGATCGACAACAGTCTATAAGTAAAGGTTCCTAAATTCGAGACGGCGTCATCCGGATGTCGCGGCCGGCTGCGGGCGGGGTCGAGCGGCAGGTCACGCATCCGGCGGATCGGTGTGGAGAGGTAGATGATCGGGTCCTTGAAATGCCCGGGTGGCCGGATCCGCGGATCTGACGGTGACGGGCTCGCGGGCGGGTGATCCTTGAATCCGGCTCGGATCAGCCGACCATAGAGCCATGCGAGACGGGTCGTGCCGATGAACCGCCTGCCGGTGCTGGTGTCGCCGTACGGTCCCTTCGCCGGCATCGCGTTGCGGGTCCATGACCTCACCATGCGCGGGCACCACACCGAGACGCTGCTCGCCGCGGACGAGGCCGAAGCGGTCGCGGAGCTGCTCGGCGACCAGCGCACCCGCCGGATCAGCCGCCAGGCCCGGATGTATGCCCTCGGCGCTCTCGGCCGGCTCGACGAGGCACTGCTCATCGCCGAGGAACTGGTCGCCGAACAGAGCACCCTGGGCGGCCCGAAGGCCACCGACGCCAAGATCATGGCGGACGCCGCCGAGGTACTGATCCACCTCGGCTGCATCGACGACGGACTGCACTACATGGCCAAGGCCCTGGCCGTGCTGAAGGTGGCGCCACGCCGGAGCATGCGGTACTTCTCCGCGATGGCTTCGCTGGCCGAGGCCGCCCAGAGCGCCGAGCTGTACGAACTCGCCGACGACGCCATGCGCCAGGCGATCGAGGCCTTCGACGTGACCGACGTCCAGTACCGCGCCTCCGCCTCACTCGCCCACGTGGAGCTGTGGGTGGAGTGGGCTCTGCGATTGGAACAGGTGGGCCGGGCCGAGGAGGCGGCGGTCCTGTTCCGCAAGAGCACCACGGAGCTGGAGTTCTGGTTCGGTGAGGGTCTGGACTCCCCGATCGGTGTGGCGGTTCTCGCGATCTGTCACGCCAAGGGCGGCCGGATCCCCGAGGCCTTGGCCCTGGTCGCCGACCTGCTGCCCAACATGCGCGCGACCGGCCAGCACCACGAGGCCCGCCTGCTGCATCTCGCGCACGGGCTGGCACTGCGCGCCGACGGCGAGTGGCGGGCGGCCGGGCGCGAGTTCCGGGCCGCGCTGCAGCTCTCGGTGCTGCGTTCCCAGAAACTCTTCTTTCAGTACGAGGTGGCGGTCACCGCCGCACTCGAGTTCCCCGGCGAAACGACCCAGGCGATCCTCGAAGCGCTGCAAGGCCACGTCGACGCGCTGTGGCAGCTGCGGATGGACCGGCGCACCATGCTGCGCCAGGCGTTCCGCCGGGTGGAATTGGAAGCCGCCCGGACGACCGCTGACCTGGCCGCCAGCTCGGACGCCCTGACCGGGCTCGGTAACCGGCGGATGTTCGACCGCCGGATCAACGCGGTCACGAGCGGCGAATCCCTGCTGCTCATCGACGTGGACCACTTCAAAGGCATCAACGACCGCTACTCGCACGGCGTCGGCGACCGCGTGCTCAGCGAGATCGCCGCGGTGTTGCACGCACACTGCCGCCACGGCGAGGCGGCGATCCGTTTCGGCGGCGACGAGTTCGCCATGTTCCTCGCCGTCGGCGAGCAGGAGGCCCGGCAGATCGCCGCACGCATCCGCGGTGTGCTCCGGTCCCGCGACTGGGACACCATCATGCCGGGCCTGACGGTCACCCTGAGCATGGGCTTGGCCGAGTACCGCTTCGGCGAAGCCGGTCCCGACCTGTACAACCGGGCGGACGCCGGCCTGTACGCCGCCAAGGTCTCCGGCCGTGACCAACTGGCCACCGTCTGATCCCTCCCGCCCGGGGCCGGGCTGTCGATCATGATGGTGGGATGACACGGATCCGGCTCACGGCTGTCGCCGCCGCCCTGGCGGTGGCGAGCGGCACCGCCATGATGGTGTTCACGCTGGGCACCGGGCCCGGGCGCTGGTGGCAGGGGTACGTCAGCGAGGCCGGCACTGCCGGTCAGCCTTATGCGGTCACGTATCGCTGGGGACTGATCACGCTGGCCCTCGGCGTCGCACTGTTGAGCGTGGCCCGATCAGCGGCACCGCGCCGGGCCGGGCCACCGTCCGGAATACGGCGCCGGCTGGCGGGGACGTTCTGGTTACGAGGGTCGCTCGGGCCGCTGCTCGACGGCACGGTGACGGTGTGGGCTCTCGCGGTCGCCGCCGTCCTCGCGGCAGTCTCGGGAGCGGTGCCGTGCAGTGACCAGTGCCCGCTGCCGCCGTACGAACCGACGACCATCGCCGATGTCGTCCACGCGGGGGCGAGTGTCGTCGGCATGGTGGTGCTGGCGGCGGCGATGGCGACGATGTGGTTCTCGGCCCCGGAACGCGCCGTCCGATGGCTCGCGGGTGCAGCGGTCCTGCCGACTGTTCCGCTCGGGGCAGTGCTGGCGGTGACGATGCTGGTCGTCGGGCGAGGAACTCTGGGTGCCGTGGTGGAACGTCTGGTACTGCTGATCGCCGTGGCCTGGCTGGTCGGCGTGGCCCTGCTCACCGCCCGGCCGGTCCGGGAGTCCACTCCCCCGCCGCGGCCGGGACGCTGAGGGCGTCCCGGCCACGGTCGGAGTGGAACAGGCGACGGTCAGCTGACCGCGACGTCGAAGATGTGCATGATGCCCTTGTCGGTGTTCGCGGGCAGGGTCACCGACGCCACCGTCCTGGCCGGGTCCAGGGTGGCCGGGGCGGAGGCGAAGATGCGGAAGGTGCCGGTTCCGGCGGTGCCGTTGACGTTGTTGCGCCCGGTGAGGGTGACCGCCGTGGTCTCGCCCGCGGCCGGGTTCGCCGCCCAGTCGCTCAGGGTGAGCGGGACGTTCTGGCTGGTGCCGTCGGTGTAGGTGACCACCGCGGTTCCGGTGGCGGGGCCGTTGGTGGACAGGCCGAGGACGGACAGTGTGCGGCCGGATCCGCCGACGGTGATCTTCTGGCCGTGCGGGATCCAGTTGTCCGGCTTACCCGGCTCGGCGGTGGGCCAGGTGAAGGACGTCCCGGGCACGGTCGCGCCGGGTGTCACGCCGGCCGCGGCCAGCGACGTACGGGACAGGGACCAGTCGCTGAGGTCCAGCGAACCGAGGTTTCCCTTGCCGTCGGGGGTGGTGCCGGCGTTGTTGCGCGCGTCCGCGCCGTCGGTGTAGGAGGGCGGAACGTCGGCGGCGCCGGTGCCCCAGCTGTCGGCCGTGGATTTCATGGTGAAGTCGAGGGTGCCACCCTCGGTCAGGAACGTGCTGTCGATCCAGGACGCGGTCTGCGCCTTGCCGTTGACGCGGAGACCGTTGACGTAGCGGGCGCCGGAAGCCGTACCCGCCGCCTTGATCTTGATCTTGCGGGAGGGGGCGGCTGCCGGGTTGATGGTGATCTCGTCGAACATCGGGCCGCTGATCACCAGATCACCCGTGCCGTAGACGGCAGGATAGAGCCCGATGTTGGCGAATACGTACCAGGCACTCAGCGCGCCCTGGTCGTCATTGCCCGGCAGGCCGGACGGCGAGACATCGTACATCTCGGAGACAGCCCGGTAGAGGACGTCCGTCGCCTTGGCCGGCGCTTGCAACCAGTGGTAGACCCACGGGGTCCCGAACGCCGGCTGATTCGACAGATAGTTTCCGGTCTGGGTGTACGCCCCGGCGTCCAGCCGCTCCATCAGCTTGTCGAGCGCGATCGTGGACTCCGCGATCCCGCCCCGAGCCGCGACCAGTGTCGACAGATTGTGCGGCACCAACCAGCCGTACTGATAGCCGGTAGATTGGTTGAACTGCCCGCGACCGGCGGAATCGTCGCGGACCCGCAGGTCGAAACTCCGATCGAACCCGTTCCGCGACCGCGGAATGAGGTGTTTCGACACCGGGTCGAACACGTTCATCCAGTTCTGCGACCGCCCCGAGAAATACTCGTAGGCCTCGGTGTCACCGAGTCGCTGCGCGAGCTGCGCGATGGCGAAATCGTCGATCGAGTATTCGAGGACGCGCGACGTGGCGAAATCCCCCTTGGCGTTCTCGATCAGGCCGGTGGAGAAGTACTGGTAGCCGTCCGACCGGGTGGTTTTCGTGGCCGGAAGGGTCTGGGTGGCCTTCATGGACGCGAGCGCCGCCGCCCGGTCGTAATCGGTCGCACCCATGTCGTCGAGTGTCGCCAGGATGACCTGGTAGTTGTCGCCCTGCATGCGGGCCGCGCCGGGCGCCCAGGTGCCCTTCTGCTGGGTGAGCGCCACGATCGACCTGTTGATGTCGTTCGCGACCTGCGGGAACGTCAGCGCCAGGAGCTGAACCTGGCTGCGGTACGCGTCCCAGCCCGACCCGGCGAAGTTGACGTTCTTGTAGAAGTGGTGACCGCGATCGATCAGGTGCACCTGGTCGTCGAAGCCCAGGTACTGACCGTTCACGTCCTCCCGCACGTTAGGGTGCAGGAACGAGTGGTAGAGCGCGGTGTAGAACTTGGTGCGCTGCTCAGATGTCCCGCCGTCGGCGTCGATCGTGCCGAGGGCGTCCTTCCACAGCTTCTTGGCGTCGTGCTTGACGTCGTTGAAACCGTCCCGGCCGACCTCGGTATCCCGGTTGAGAGCCGCGTTCGCGACGCTGACGTAGCTGAAACCGGTCTTCGCGACGACCTTGGCGCCCTGCGGGAAGGTGAGCCACGCGCCGGTGTCGTGACGGTAGTCCACACCCGTGTCGGTGGTGCTCTTGACCGCGTGCGTGGAGCCGACGGTCATCGCTTCGTCGGTCCAGGTGCCGAAAGACGAGAATTCGTGGTCGTACGTGGTGGAGAAGTAGGCCTTGTAGAGGTTTCCCACATCACAGACGTCGGTTCCGTACATCCAGCCCGAGACGGTCCGGGTGGCGGCGTCCACGAACACCTCGCTGCCGAACGTCCGGTTGTTCGGCCCGGAGACGTCCAGGATCAGCGTCGAATCCCCGCTCTTCGGGAAATCGAATCGGCTGACCGCGGTCCGGGCGGTGGCCGTCAGTTCCACCTCGACGCCGTTGTCCAGCGTCACGCCGTAGTAGCCGGGTTGCGACTGTTCGTTGGCGTGACTGAACGGCAGGTAATAGTCCTTGATCGCCGAGGCCGGGCTGGACGGCAGGACACCGCCGGCCAGCCCACCGGCATACGGAATGGTCGGGAACTCGTACCCGCCGAATCGGCCGGTGCAGCCGGTTCCGGAATGGCGGGTCATCCCGAATCCGCGGATCAGCGAGGCGGTGTACTCGTACCCGCCCTTCTGCCCGACGTTGGCATTGCCCTCGGCCCAGGTCGTCGGGCTCGGCTGGACCATGCCGAACGGCACCGACGCGCCGGGATACGTGTTCCCGTAAGCGTCGTTGCTCTTGTTCTGCGTGGTGTCCAACTCGGTGCCGATGAATTGGTCGACGGCGTCGAACGCCGAGATCTCCGCGGGCGACGCGATCGCCGCCGACGGCATCAGAACCACGGTCGCCACCAGGACCGTCCGCAGGGTGCGCCCAGCACTCCAGCCAGTCATGTGTTTCCTTCACAGGTATCGACAAGTTTCGTCGGCGCCACTGTCGTCGGCGTATCTCGTCCTAACACGACGATCACGCAACGGGAAGGAAACCTAAAGATCAACTTCCGGGGTCAGCGGCGCCCGAGAATCGTCCGGAGACTCCACTCCCGTTTCTTCGCGGATACCGGCTGCTCCCCGCGGAGAAGGGCGTCGAGCAGCTCTCTCGCGGTGGGCCGCCGCGCCGGATCCCGGGTCAGTGCCCGCTCGACCAGCGGCCGCAGCCATCCCGGCAGCCCGGTCAGGTCCGGAGTGCCGCTGAGGATGCGCATAGCGATCGCCGACGCCGAGTCCCCGGCGAACGGGGTACGGCCGGTCGCCGCGAACGTCACCACCGCACCCCAGGCGAACACGTCGGCGGCCGCGGTCAGCGACTGCCCGCCCGCCGGGTCGAAGCGTTCCGGCGCCATGTACGTGATCGTGCCGACCAGGTGATCAGGTTTGGTGTGCCGGCTGGTCACCTCGAACGCCTGGGCGATCCCGAAGTCGATGACCTTGACGCCGTCCGGCGCGACCAGCACGTTGTCCGGCTTCAGATCACGGTGGATCACCCCCGCGCCGTGGATCGCGGTCAACGCGGTGGCCAGGCCGGTGGCGGTCCGGTGCAGGGTGGCCCCGGCGAGCGGCCCCTGCTCGCGGACCAGGGCGGCGAGGTTGGGGCCGTCGACGTACTCGATGACCAGGTACGGCGGGTCGTGACCGGGATCCGCGTCCAGCACCGCGGCGGTGGCCAGCGGCGGAACCTGCCGGGACCGCGTCACCTCACTGCGGAACCGTCCCCGGAACTCGGCCTCGTCCATGTGCTCAGCGCGGCCCATCTTGATCGCCACCCGGCGGCCGTCCGGTGCCCGGCCGAGGAAGACCGAACCCATCCCGCCCGAGCCGAGCCGGCCGATCAACTGGTACTGCCCGAGCGCGCCCGGGTCATCCGGCCGCAGCGGCTTGATCATGTAGCCATCTCTCCCCGCCACTGTCCTCTAGCGACGGCGAGCCTACTAGAGATCGATCTGAACGCGCCGGGGCCACCGCGGGGCATTGTCCGTCTCGCCGGCAGTGCTGCCATCGCCGCCTCCGGTAGACGCTGATCGCCAGGAAGAACACCTGATGACCGAGCGCCTCACCCCGGAAAACGGTGAGAAGAAGGGCGTTGCCGGCGATGCCCACCGGCCAGGCGAGCCCGCTGCGGCGCGGACCGAACAGCGCCGAGCCGAGCCCGAACGCATGCCGAGGATCTCCCCCGCTGGCGGAACGGCTGGTCCGCGGTCACCTGCCAGCGGGCGATGTAGAACGTAGTGATCGGATCGTCCGGCCAAGTCGCGGTTCGTCGTAGGCTCGCCACAGATCCGCAGTGCCCCCCACGCGCTGTGGCTATCGCGTAGCCTGCCCGTTGATCGGGGAGGGTGGAGTTTGTTCGCACTCGTTTTCGACGCGGTGCGGGCGCGGACCGCGCAGGTACTGACAATCTTCGTGCTGACCACGCTGGCCGCCACCGTCGCTGCCGCCGGTCCTTGGTACGCCTACGCATCCGCGACCCGCGCCGCCGAGGCGCAGCTGAGCGCCGCCTCGGCGGCCCAGCGCAACGTCTCGATCCAGACCGAGACCGATACCCAGAATGACGCGGCCGGCGCGCTCCGCCGGTTCGCCGACCTCGCCGCCGGTGAGCTGTCCAGCTCACTGGACCAGCCGGTGCGCGGGATCCAGCTGCGGCTGAGCGTCACCCGGGCCGGCGGAGACGCGAACATGGCGGTCGCCTACCGGGACGACCTCTGTCAGTACGTCCGCCTCGACGGGCCCTGTCCGTCCGCCCCCTTCCAGATCGCGGTCAGCAACACCACCGCCCAGAACCTGGGGCTGGAGATCGGCGACAAACTGACCCTGCTGGGCCGGTTGAGCGCCCCGTTCCAGTTCACGGTCGTCGCCCGTTACTCGATGCGCGATCCCACTGACCCGTATTGGAGCAATCCACTGTTCCGGGCCGAGGTCCGCGGACTGGACCCGGTCTTCACACCGGTCGAGACGTTCGGTTCCGGCGGGTTCTCGCAGCCGACGCTCACCTACGACGTCCAGGTCCCGCCAGACCTGATCCGCGGTGACGGCGGGCAGCGCCTCGGTGTCGCGCTGGCCGATGCCGAGGCCCGGCTGAACCTGGACCGGCTGCGGATGATCACCGGCATCGGCACGGTACTGAAGCGTATCGCCGAGGACCGGGACACCGTGCGCCGCGGCGTTCTGACCGTGGGCCTGCAGACGCTGATCCTCACCTGGTTCGCGATCGGGATCGCCGGACGTTGCACCGGCCGGGACCGGCGTACCGACCTGGCGCTGCTCAAACTGCGCGGCGTGAGCCGGGGCGGCATCCTGCGGCTGGCCTGGGGACAACACCTGGTGCCGCTGCTGCTCGGTGTGCTGGCCGGTGCGCCCGCCGGTCTTCTGCTCGCCGGTGGCCTGGCCGGGTCGGTGCCCCCGGGCGACCGGGGCGCCGCGCTGTTGCTCGTCGGAGCCGCCGTCGCCGCCGTACTGCTCGGCAGCCTGCTCGTGCTGAGCATCGGTGAGGCGCTGGTGCTGCGGCAGCCGGTCGCGGTACTGCTGCAGCGCTCGGCGATGGAACGCGCCGACTGGCGCTCCACCCTGGTCGACCAGGTGCTCGCCGCCGTCGCTGCCGCCGCGGTATACCAGGCCCGGTCCGGCGGGCCGGAGGACGGCCTCAAGGCCGCCGCGCCCGCGCTCGCCGCACTGGCGGTGGCACTGCTGGCCGCGCGGCTACTGGTACGCGTCGCCGACCGGGCCGGTGGCGTGGCCTTGCGTGGCGGGCGGCTCCGGCTCGGCCTCACCACCGTCCTGGTCTCCCGGCAACACGGCGTCGACCGGGTGTTCGCCCTGATCGTGGTGGCGGTCGCCATCTTCGTCACGGCGGCCGGCGGGCTGGCCGCCGACCGTACCGTTCGGGCCGATCGCAGCGCCGCGGAGCTGGGCGCCGCCCGGGTGCTCAAGGTGGAGGCGCCGAACCGTACGGCGCTGCTCGCGGCGGTCCGCCGGGCCGATCCGGGTGGCCTGGAGGCGATGGCGGTGGTCGCCGACACCACGACCATCCCGCCGGTGCTGGCCGTGGACACCACACGGCTCGCCGCGGTTGCCGAGTGGCGCCCCGAGTTCGGGCCGGTCGGTCTGCTCCCGGACGCGACGGCGGCCGGCAGCGTGAAACCGCTGCCGATGGTCACCGGCGACCGGTTGACCCTCCGGACGCGGTACGAGGGCACCGCCCCGGTCACTGTCGAGCTGCTGCTCCAGCACGAGGGCACCGGCCTGCCGGTGCAGGTCGACTTCGGTGTCCTGGACCCGGGCGAGGGTACGGTTTCAGCTCCGGCCCCCGGATGCGCCGCCGCGCCTGGCTGTCGCCTGGTCCGCTGGGGGCTGACCGTGCCGGGCTGGAGAAGCACGTGGAACCCGCTCCCGCCGGACACCGTGGTGACGCTGCAGAGCCTGCGGCAGGACGGCCCTGCGGTGGAGGTCCTGGACCCCGCCGGGTTCGGCGATGTCGGCTGGTGGCGGCCCGCCATCGGGGGCGTCGCCATCGACATCGCCACGACCGAAGACGGCCTGCGGCTGTCCGCCGACCGCAACGAGCTGGCAGTGCCGGTGAGTGGCACCGAGGTCTGGGCGTCCGACACCTCGATGCCTGTACCGGTGGTGCTGGCCGGCGAGGCTCCGGCCGAGTGGCGGCTCACCGATCCGCTGCTGAGCTCGTTCGGCCAGGTCCCGGCGCGGGTCGCCGGCACCGCGCGGGCCCTGCCCGGGCTGGGAACGACCGGGATCCTCGTCGACCTGGACGCCACCCGCCGTGTCGCGGGTGAGAGCGAGCCGCCCGGGCAGTTCCAGGTCTGGCTCTCCGCCGGCGCCCGCGCGGGCCTGGTGGCCGACCTGACCGCGGCCGGGCTTACCGTGATCAGGGACGACAGCGTCGCGGGACGATCCGCCGTCCTCGGCCGCCAGGGACCGGCGGCTGTCGCGCGGTTCGGGTCGCTGGCCGGCTTGGTCGTGCTGCTGCTCGCCGCGGCCACGACAGCCGTCGCCGTCGCCGTCGACCGGCCCATGCTGCGCGGGCACCTCGAGGCGCTACGCCTGCAAGGAATACCCGCCCCGGTCGCGGTCACCACGGGTTGTGCCGGGACGGCCGCCCTCGTACTGGCCGGTCTGTCGGTCGGTGTGTTCGCCGCCTCGATGGCCGGGCCGCTCACCCGGATCGTCGTGCCACCGTTCACCGACGGCTGGGCGGTGCTGCCGCCGCCGGCCACCCTCAGCGGCGCCGTGCTCGCGCTGTCCGCGCTGGTCGCCCTCGTCGTGCTCGGCGTGACCGGGTGGCTGTCGGTGCTGCCGATCCTTCGCAGCCTGCGAGCGCCCGGTTCGGCGCCGCCCGCCGCGCCGCCGCCTGACCGGCATGCCGGCGGCGTGCCGACTGGCGTGCCGGCCGGTCCCGGTGCCGACCCGAAAGAGGACGGTCGATGATCTCGCTGGTCTTCGTCATGCTCTGGCACCGCCGAGGGCAGGCCGTCACCCTGGCACTGCTCGGCCTGCTGGCGGTCACCTCCGCGGTCGCCGCGCCGGCCTATCTGATCGCGGTCGACCGTGCGGTCGCCGCCGGGCAGATCGCCACCGCCGCGTCGAACGAACTCGGCCTGGTGGCGAGCGCGGTGCAGAACGAGCGCGTCACCACCGAGGACGACACCCAGAACCCGAGCCAGGCGGAGCAGGGTGGTTTGCAGTTCGGCGACGTGGCCACGGCGCTGATCGCCCTGCCCGGCTTCACCTACGTCTACTCGGCGGAGTACTGGGTCATCGGCATCGACCCGAACCCGGCGAACGCCGATCTCTTCGTCTATCGCCAGGACGTCTGCGCCCACCTGCAGATCCTCACCGGCCGCTGCCTGGCCGCCGAAGGCGACATAATGCTCGGGGAGCACACGGCGCAGCGGCTGAACCTGAAGGCCGGCGACTCGGTCGAGCTACGGTCGGCCCTGCCGAGTCCGGATCCGAAGCGGAAGGTCTGGCTACCGGACGGGAAGCCGCGGCGCCTGCTGATCGCCGGCACCTACCGGCCGACCGAGCCGAGTGCCAGCTTCTGGGGCGCCCGCGGCTACTTCACCGCGACACCGGAGACCGGCCCGGGCGAACCGATCTTCACCGCCGCGGTGACACAGCAGACGATGGACCACGGCCAGATCACGCTGGCGATGGAGGGCCGGGCCGGGCCGGCCGCGTTGCACCCCGACCGTCTCGGCCAGCTCCGGGCCGACCTGCAGAGCCTGGATCGGACCACCGCCGACGTCGGCATGGCGGTGAAGATCGACACCGGCATCACGGCACTGCTGGACCGCATCGACATCGGACAGTCGTCGACCCGGCTGCTCGTGCCGGTGATGGCCGCGCCACTGATCCTGCTCGCCTGCTTCACCATCTTCCTCACCGTCGGCTACGGCCTCGAGGGCCGGCAGAGCGAGTTGGCGGTCGTCGCGCTGCGCGGCTCGCGATGGTGGACGCGGTGGTGGCTGGCGGCCGGCGAGAGCCTCATCGCGGTCCTGGCCGGTGCCCTGTGCGGCTGCCTGATCGGGCAGTTGCTGGTAAACGCGATCGCGGTGATCGTCTTCCCGGACGGCGGCATCCCCTCCAGCTGGACCTCCCTGCGCTACGCACCACTGGCTGCGGGGGCGGCGCTGCTGTCCG from Actinoplanes derwentensis includes these protein-coding regions:
- a CDS encoding GH92 family glycosyl hydrolase, which produces MTGWSAGRTLRTVLVATVVLMPSAAIASPAEISAFDAVDQFIGTELDTTQNKSNDAYGNTYPGASVPFGMVQPSPTTWAEGNANVGQKGGYEYTASLIRGFGMTRHSGTGCTGRFGGYEFPTIPYAGGLAGGVLPSSPASAIKDYYLPFSHANEQSQPGYYGVTLDNGVEVELTATARTAVSRFDFPKSGDSTLILDVSGPNNRTFGSEVFVDAATRTVSGWMYGTDVCDVGNLYKAYFSTTYDHEFSSFGTWTDEAMTVGSTHAVKSTTDTGVDYRHDTGAWLTFPQGAKVVAKTGFSYVSVANAALNRDTEVGRDGFNDVKHDAKKLWKDALGTIDADGGTSEQRTKFYTALYHSFLHPNVREDVNGQYLGFDDQVHLIDRGHHFYKNVNFAGSGWDAYRSQVQLLALTFPQVANDINRSIVALTQQKGTWAPGAARMQGDNYQVILATLDDMGATDYDRAAALASMKATQTLPATKTTRSDGYQYFSTGLIENAKGDFATSRVLEYSIDDFAIAQLAQRLGDTEAYEYFSGRSQNWMNVFDPVSKHLIPRSRNGFDRSFDLRVRDDSAGRGQFNQSTGYQYGWLVPHNLSTLVAARGGIAESTIALDKLMERLDAGAYTQTGNYLSNQPAFGTPWVYHWLQAPAKATDVLYRAVSEMYDVSPSGLPGNDDQGALSAWYVFANIGLYPAVYGTGDLVISGPMFDEITINPAAAPSRKIKIKAAGTASGARYVNGLRVNGKAQTASWIDSTFLTEGGTLDFTMKSTADSWGTGAADVPPSYTDGADARNNAGTTPDGKGNLGSLDLSDWSLSRTSLAAAGVTPGATVPGTSFTWPTAEPGKPDNWIPHGQKITVGGSGRTLSVLGLSTNGPATGTAVVTYTDGTSQNVPLTLSDWAANPAAGETTAVTLTGRNNVNGTAGTGTFRIFASAPATLDPARTVASVTLPANTDKGIMHIFDVAVS
- a CDS encoding serine/threonine-protein kinase, which codes for MIKPLRPDDPGALGQYQLIGRLGSGGMGSVFLGRAPDGRRVAIKMGRAEHMDEAEFRGRFRSEVTRSRQVPPLATAAVLDADPGHDPPYLVIEYVDGPNLAALVREQGPLAGATLHRTATGLATALTAIHGAGVIHRDLKPDNVLVAPDGVKVIDFGIAQAFEVTSRHTKPDHLVGTITYMAPERFDPAGGQSLTAAADVFAWGAVVTFAATGRTPFAGDSASAIAMRILSGTPDLTGLPGWLRPLVERALTRDPARRPTARELLDALLRGEQPVSAKKREWSLRTILGRR
- a CDS encoding ABC transporter permease — its product is MFALVFDAVRARTAQVLTIFVLTTLAATVAAAGPWYAYASATRAAEAQLSAASAAQRNVSIQTETDTQNDAAGALRRFADLAAGELSSSLDQPVRGIQLRLSVTRAGGDANMAVAYRDDLCQYVRLDGPCPSAPFQIAVSNTTAQNLGLEIGDKLTLLGRLSAPFQFTVVARYSMRDPTDPYWSNPLFRAEVRGLDPVFTPVETFGSGGFSQPTLTYDVQVPPDLIRGDGGQRLGVALADAEARLNLDRLRMITGIGTVLKRIAEDRDTVRRGVLTVGLQTLILTWFAIGIAGRCTGRDRRTDLALLKLRGVSRGGILRLAWGQHLVPLLLGVLAGAPAGLLLAGGLAGSVPPGDRGAALLLVGAAVAAVLLGSLLVLSIGEALVLRQPVAVLLQRSAMERADWRSTLVDQVLAAVAAAAVYQARSGGPEDGLKAAAPALAALAVALLAARLLVRVADRAGGVALRGGRLRLGLTTVLVSRQHGVDRVFALIVVAVAIFVTAAGGLAADRTVRADRSAAELGAARVLKVEAPNRTALLAAVRRADPGGLEAMAVVADTTTIPPVLAVDTTRLAAVAEWRPEFGPVGLLPDATAAGSVKPLPMVTGDRLTLRTRYEGTAPVTVELLLQHEGTGLPVQVDFGVLDPGEGTVSAPAPGCAAAPGCRLVRWGLTVPGWRSTWNPLPPDTVVTLQSLRQDGPAVEVLDPAGFGDVGWWRPAIGGVAIDIATTEDGLRLSADRNELAVPVSGTEVWASDTSMPVPVVLAGEAPAEWRLTDPLLSSFGQVPARVAGTARALPGLGTTGILVDLDATRRVAGESEPPGQFQVWLSAGARAGLVADLTAAGLTVIRDDSVAGRSAVLGRQGPAAVARFGSLAGLVVLLLAAATTAVAVAVDRPMLRGHLEALRLQGIPAPVAVTTGCAGTAALVLAGLSVGVFAASMAGPLTRIVVPPFTDGWAVLPPPATLSGAVLALSALVALVVLGVTGWLSVLPILRSLRAPGSAPPAAPPPDRHAGGVPTGVPAGPGADPKEDGR
- a CDS encoding GGDEF domain-containing protein, with translation MNRLPVLVSPYGPFAGIALRVHDLTMRGHHTETLLAADEAEAVAELLGDQRTRRISRQARMYALGALGRLDEALLIAEELVAEQSTLGGPKATDAKIMADAAEVLIHLGCIDDGLHYMAKALAVLKVAPRRSMRYFSAMASLAEAAQSAELYELADDAMRQAIEAFDVTDVQYRASASLAHVELWVEWALRLEQVGRAEEAAVLFRKSTTELEFWFGEGLDSPIGVAVLAICHAKGGRIPEALALVADLLPNMRATGQHHEARLLHLAHGLALRADGEWRAAGREFRAALQLSVLRSQKLFFQYEVAVTAALEFPGETTQAILEALQGHVDALWQLRMDRRTMLRQAFRRVELEAARTTADLAASSDALTGLGNRRMFDRRINAVTSGESLLLIDVDHFKGINDRYSHGVGDRVLSEIAAVLHAHCRHGEAAIRFGGDEFAMFLAVGEQEARQIAARIRGVLRSRDWDTIMPGLTVTLSMGLAEYRFGEAGPDLYNRADAGLYAAKVSGRDQLATV
- a CDS encoding DUF998 domain-containing protein — encoded protein: MTRIRLTAVAAALAVASGTAMMVFTLGTGPGRWWQGYVSEAGTAGQPYAVTYRWGLITLALGVALLSVARSAAPRRAGPPSGIRRRLAGTFWLRGSLGPLLDGTVTVWALAVAAVLAAVSGAVPCSDQCPLPPYEPTTIADVVHAGASVVGMVVLAAAMATMWFSAPERAVRWLAGAAVLPTVPLGAVLAVTMLVVGRGTLGAVVERLVLLIAVAWLVGVALLTARPVRESTPPPRPGR
- a CDS encoding chymotrypsin family serine protease, with product MNDNRRLGTAFGIVAALILTGVPAPAAAKPAPQPVSQRFEFPAEARRQIPLVQAAGTIRRVLDLDADTGYAGLEIQDDRVVLWWKGTVPAPVRRAVDTARRQAPVRIAGAAYSLSELRAAGAELRTSLAAGKPRIKYAVDGSRVVVDVAGGGAGFTTAQIPPVGVPVELTDQGEKVLTSRRDDWPQWKGGADQINGNSRCTTGFAVRNADAEFILTAGHCGSNGDTIRDGTGEFVGTFTGDLDSHDIGLVHTPSGSDNLMYVGGLDSNLVTTVEGWDWVFPGEYLCQSGGSSARDTGAPVCGLRVEKFNTDSGDAVEARQVDGQPAVRGGDSGGPVFGPSASGNTIAKGINNYTYVGNNTILGFQDFGTATRDYGIWIAD